A window of Bacteroidia bacterium genomic DNA:
TATGACCTGGTTAGCCCTAATCCTCAATTAACTTCTTCCTTCGTTAAATGGATTTGCTTCCTGGCTTTGGTTTTGTCATTCACCCAAGTAATGCTGGGTACCGAGGTTCGAAAACAAATCGACCAAATTTCCTACCTTTCCAATTACTTGCAACGGAATACCTGGATCGATCAATTGGATTGGAAGTTTTATGTGCATCGCTCCTTTTCTATCCTGGTACTGGCAACCAATACCTACTTGTTTTTTAAATTATCCCATGCTCGTACACTTCTTACCATTAGTTTGATGGTAGTATTGGTGGCTGAAATTCTTTCCGGTATGGTATTGGCTTATCTCAACGTCCCTATTTATATTCAACCTGTGCACTTGGTATTTGCCTGTTTAATGTTTGGTTTGCAAACCCTGCTGTATTTTAGATTAAAGCCTCAATTGTGATTTTTTAGGATTAGTCCCTGCATTCTTGTCTCGGCTTCTCCTAATTTTGGTAAGTGCTAAATTTTAAAATACTCGCAAATGAATTTTGGTGGTTCGGCTTAAAACAAGTGCTTTCCTGTATTTTTCCGGCATTTATTTTCTCCTTCCTTTCCCTAAGTAATTTTGTTCCTGTTTACCTTATTTTTAGGTACGATTTACTGCTTTTGGCCTGCATCGGAATGCAAATTTTTATGCTTAAATCCGGTCTTGAAACCCGCAACGAAATCCTGGTAATTTGTCTTTTCCATCTGCTGGGTTTGGCTATGGAACTTTTTAAGGTCTATAAAGGATCATGGAGCTATCCTGAATATGCTTATACCAAGTTTTTCAACGTTCCCTTGTATTCCGGTTTTATGTACGCCAGCGTTGCAAGTTATATGTGTCAGGCTTGGCGTCGTTTCAAACTTCAAATCGTAGATTCGCCTAATCGTTTCATTTCCATTGGTTTGGCTGCTGCAATTTACCTTAATTTCTTTACACACCATTTTTTCTACGACCTTAGGTTTATCCTTGCCGCCCTGGTATTTTTGGCATTTTTTCGTACTAAAGTCTTTTTTACGCCTTTCCAAAAACGCTTTTCCATGCCGGTTCCACTGTCGTTTTTTCTAATCGGCTTCTTTATTTGGATTGCCGAAAACATGGCAACGTTCTTGGGTGCCTGGAAATATGCTTACCAACACAAAAATTGGTCTATGGTAGATACCCAGAAAATTGGTTCCTGGATACTCATGTCAATTGTTAGTTATTTGATTGTGATGGAGTTAAAAGCATTCAAAACAAATGGTGAGGCAGTTAGTCGGTCCTGATTTGTTATTTTTGGATGCGGGCCCCCTCCGCCATAATAGTCGTTAATTTTCCCTTATTTTGGTTGGGCGTTCGGGTCACGCTATCGGCTGTAGTCCTCGTCCCCCTAGGCTATCGCCATAGGTGTCCTGTGGGCTACTTGCCTCTATCGTTGCCCGAGGTGCAAACCCAAAAAGTAGCTGTTGGTATGAATTTGTTGCTTGTCCCTTGCTGATTTTATAGGTTATTCAGGCCTGTAAAGATGACCTGTTTTTTTTCGTTTCTAGATTTGTGGAATCCTTGGCATCCGAGTGCAATCCGCAAATGGTCCTGTTTCATTTGGAATGTAATTGAATCGAAAGTATTCACCATGGCATTTCTACCTGTTTTGAAAAATTGATGCTACAAATTACGAAGTAACTCTCCGGCTAAAATTCATAAAGCCTCCATGGCAATTACTAATTAACAATCTTAAGCTATTGCCCGCTAAAATTGTGGAAAAATACCAAGGGGCTTCCCTCAAAAAACCCGGCACCTTGACCTATTTTTGTAGATACTAAAAACTCCAAATTTATGCTTAAAGACGATGCTTTAAAAGGTAAAACCGCATTCATTACAGGTGGCGGTACCGGTCTGGGACGCTCCATGGCCAAGAAATACTTGCAACTGGGTGCCAATGTTATAATTGCTAGCCGCAAATTGGAGGTAATTGAAAAAACTGCCCAGGAGCTTGCACAGGAAACCGGAGGAAATGTTTTAGGCTTGGCCTGTGATGTAAGAAAGTACGATGATATTGAAAAGGTACTGGCAGCAGGTATCGAAAAATTTGGACAAATTGATATTCTGGTGAACAATGCAGCCGGGAATTTTATTAGCCCAACCGAACGCCTCAGCCACCGGGCATTTGACACCATTGTGGATATTGTTTTAAAGGGGACCTATTACTGCACTTTGGCGATGGGTAAATATTGGATAGACAAAGGAATTAAGGGTACAGTGTTGAGCATTACTACTACCTATGCATGGACCGGTTCCGGGTATGTTGTTCCATCAGCATGCGGAAAAGCGGGTGTGCTAGCCATGAGTAGGTCATTGGCAAGTGAATGGGGGAAATACGGAATTAGATTAAATTGCATTGCTCCTGGGCCGTTTTATACAGAAGGTGCTTTCAATAGATTGTTTCCTAAAGAGGTAGCTGATATGGTAAATCCAATTGACCGGATTCCATTAGGAAGATTGGGAGATCATGAAGAATTAGCCAATTTGGCAGCCTACCTGGTTTCTGATTTCAGCGGATATATTACCGGAGAAGTGGTTACTATGGATGGTGGTGAATGGATAAATGGGGCAGGGGAGTTTAATTTCTTTCATAAAGTTCCAAACGAAATGTGGGATGTTCTTGAAAATGCAGTTCGCGGAGCAAACAAAAAGCAATAAGAAGAAAGATGAAACAGTACCACGATTTAATGCAACATGTGCTGGACCATGGAGTTCAGAAAATGGATAGAACAGGAACCGGAACTATCAGTGTGTTCGGATATCAAATGCGATTTGATTTAGAAGAAGGCTTTCCTCTGGTTACAACAAAAAAATTGCATTTACGAAGTATCATCCATGAGTTGCTTTGGTTTTTAAAAGGTGATTCCAACATTGCATATCTGAAAGAAAATGGAGTAAGTATTTGGGATGAATGGGCTGATGAAAATGGGAATTTAGGTCCGGTTTACGGGGTTCAGTGGAGAAGTTGGACCGGTGCAGACGGAAATACCATTGATCAAATCTCGCAAGTAGTTGATCAAATAAAACGAAATCCGGATAGCCGAAGGCTTATTGTTAGTGCTTGGAATGTAGCCGAAATTGAAAAGATGAAACTTCCTCCATGCCATGCTTTTTTTCAGTTTTATGTAGCAAATGGAAGATTGTCCTGTCAATTGTATCAACGTAGTGCCGATATTTTTTTAGGTGTGCCCTTTAATATAGCCTCCTATGCTATTCTAACCATGATGATGGCTCAGGTTTGTGGACTCAAACCAGGTGAGTTTGTTCATACCTTAGGCGATGCTCATTTGTATTCCAACCATCTGGAGCAAACCAAACTTCAATTATCCAGAACTCCTAAATCATTGCCTTTGCTTGAGATAAATCCCGATGTGAAGGATATTTTTGGGTTTAAGTTTGAAGATTTTGTTTTAAAAAATTACGAACCTTATCCTCATATTAAGGCTGCAGTTGCTGTTTAATTTAAAGCATTTGGTCCTTCGCAAAAAAGCAAATCAAGCCCGCTAAGGTTTGAAATAAAACCAAGCCGATCAGAAAAAGGTTGAAAATAGGAGGGAAGTTGAACTTGCATACTTCCATCGAATGCATAATTACGTAAATCGGTGAAATCTGCACCATAATCGGCTAAGTAATTTGGACTTATTTCATAGGAAAATGGATGTTTAAAACCTTTTTCCAAAAAACTAAGGGCCTTTAAAGAAAATTGTACCAAATTCTGTTCTTGAGAAAATAGGAGATTTTGTAGCCCCGGTTCGTAAAATTCAAAATAGGGACTGTTTTTATAGGCAGATACTAAGGTTTTAAGATGGATCTGAGGCCAATTTTCCCGGTAATGTATCGACATTTCTGATAGTTTTCGGTGGTTTTTGCTTCCTTCTACAGGAACTGTTAACCGAAGTTTACCATTGGATGTGGCAATTTCGTAGCGATTTCTAAAAGTTTGTTTTTGAAAATATTCACCCGAACATAGTATGACCTTTTCTGCTGATTGCAACAGCAGTATATATTCAATAGGTGGAAATAGAAAAATGGGGAGTACTACTTTCATGGCATTTCGGGACAAAGTTGTTAAGAAAATGCTTACACTTTCAGGTTGTCCTGTAGGTTTGTATTTTAAATTTGCCCTTGATGATTATTTCTCCCGAATTGAAATTTGCCTTAACGGCCATTGGAATTACACTTGGTTTGTATGTTGTTGGTTTGGTGCATTCTTTCTTGGTTTTGTATACTCCCTTATTTAGTAAGAATCGGATACAGGAAAAACCATACAAGGATGGAATATTGTGGAAGAGGTTGCCCTTGATTTCACTGAACATATTCCTCTTATGTTTGGTAACCTTGGTAGGTTTGTATTTTGGTTATGACTTTTTTGATCA
This region includes:
- a CDS encoding DUF817 domain-containing protein, with product MLNFKILANEFWWFGLKQVLSCIFPAFIFSFLSLSNFVPVYLIFRYDLLLLACIGMQIFMLKSGLETRNEILVICLFHLLGLAMELFKVYKGSWSYPEYAYTKFFNVPLYSGFMYASVASYMCQAWRRFKLQIVDSPNRFISIGLAAAIYLNFFTHHFFYDLRFILAALVFLAFFRTKVFFTPFQKRFSMPVPLSFFLIGFFIWIAENMATFLGAWKYAYQHKNWSMVDTQKIGSWILMSIVSYLIVMELKAFKTNGEAVSRS
- a CDS encoding SDR family oxidoreductase — protein: MLKDDALKGKTAFITGGGTGLGRSMAKKYLQLGANVIIASRKLEVIEKTAQELAQETGGNVLGLACDVRKYDDIEKVLAAGIEKFGQIDILVNNAAGNFISPTERLSHRAFDTIVDIVLKGTYYCTLAMGKYWIDKGIKGTVLSITTTYAWTGSGYVVPSACGKAGVLAMSRSLASEWGKYGIRLNCIAPGPFYTEGAFNRLFPKEVADMVNPIDRIPLGRLGDHEELANLAAYLVSDFSGYITGEVVTMDGGEWINGAGEFNFFHKVPNEMWDVLENAVRGANKKQ
- a CDS encoding thymidylate synthase, which codes for MKQYHDLMQHVLDHGVQKMDRTGTGTISVFGYQMRFDLEEGFPLVTTKKLHLRSIIHELLWFLKGDSNIAYLKENGVSIWDEWADENGNLGPVYGVQWRSWTGADGNTIDQISQVVDQIKRNPDSRRLIVSAWNVAEIEKMKLPPCHAFFQFYVANGRLSCQLYQRSADIFLGVPFNIASYAILTMMMAQVCGLKPGEFVHTLGDAHLYSNHLEQTKLQLSRTPKSLPLLEINPDVKDIFGFKFEDFVLKNYEPYPHIKAAVAV
- a CDS encoding WbqC family protein; this encodes MKVVLPIFLFPPIEYILLLQSAEKVILCSGEYFQKQTFRNRYEIATSNGKLRLTVPVEGSKNHRKLSEMSIHYRENWPQIHLKTLVSAYKNSPYFEFYEPGLQNLLFSQEQNLVQFSLKALSFLEKGFKHPFSYEISPNYLADYGADFTDLRNYAFDGSMQVQLPSYFQPFSDRLGFISNLSGLDLLFCEGPNALN